In one window of Solanum pennellii chromosome 2, SPENNV200 DNA:
- the LOC107010849 gene encoding heavy metal-associated isoprenylated plant protein 43-like produces the protein MVQKTVLKIDVSCEKCKKKILKAVSGLPGIEKIEIDGAKGTLSVTGNADPYEVIVRSRKAGKFAEVISIGPPPAPPKPDGPKKPEQKGPKPQPEPQPMAHMYGPPLPLICPCCQRYPHVVHVTRREEPTPQCSIL, from the exons ATGGTGCAAAAGACTGTATTGAAGATTGATGTTTCTTGTGAAAAATGCAAGAAGAAGATCCTCAAAGCTGTTTCGGGTCTGCCAG GTATAgagaaaattgaaattgatgGAGCAAAAGGGACTTTGAGCGTAACGGGGAACGCTGACCCATACGAGGTCATTGTAAGATCAAGGAAAGCTGGGAAATTTGCGGAAGTGATCAGTATTGGGCCTCCACCAGCTCCTCCAAAACCAGATGGACCGAAGAAGCCCGAACAGAAAGGGCCCAAGCCCCAACCCGAACCCCAGCCCATGGCCCATATGTATGGGCCTCCCCTTCCCTTAATCTGTCCTTGCTGTCAGAGATATCCACATGTCGTTCACGTGACACGCAGGGAAGAACCCACCCCACAATGCTCAATTTTGTAA